In the genome of Longimicrobiales bacterium, one region contains:
- a CDS encoding ATP-binding protein, which translates to MSPAVPVGRKTRAPLALALVAVALMAMAVVPIYLGQKAAVVQDEITQTLLPSIESAARLSLLQARQMARFQSFLLTGEGSYRLAYGAAIPDEDSLYTTLSERVRVMDFDVRERLAQLSGESTRWHFDNQAAFDQVKVPVGTDSEIQLRSLTAYESLQRATRELERAIQSEVNTGRRRLEDVRLLQIWISIVLSVLAFGSTLAIVRVGHRLRGFISEAERRRNDAVLARREIDALLEATGDGVLGIGLDGKCSSLNRVGCELLGYTERDIQGRDVHDTVHHSFPSGEPRSRDESPILAALRDGARADSADDDVLWARAREALPARWALHPLMDGLQLRGAVLTFTDMTEIREKEEALHRAVSQREEVVSIVSHDLRNPLGVVAACAELLIDLPLDAGERLKQAEIIARSAGRMGRLIDDLLDVSRIEAGAFVVRPSAEMPGPILEEARGLFADQADAAGITLSIDPSETAPVRLDRDRVLQALANLIDNALRFTPKGGNVLLSAYNADAHHVALSVADDGAGIPPQTLEHLFDRYWQADSTTPGAAGLGLAIVRGVAEAHGGSVTVDSTVGQGTTFAVLLPVAERAPEPVE; encoded by the coding sequence ATGAGCCCGGCTGTTCCGGTCGGGCGGAAGACTCGAGCTCCGCTCGCCCTCGCTCTGGTGGCAGTTGCTCTCATGGCGATGGCGGTGGTGCCCATCTACCTCGGCCAGAAGGCCGCTGTGGTGCAAGATGAGATCACCCAGACACTCCTTCCGTCCATCGAGTCAGCTGCCCGGTTGTCCCTGCTACAAGCACGTCAGATGGCAAGGTTTCAGTCTTTTTTACTCACTGGCGAGGGCAGCTATCGACTGGCGTACGGTGCCGCGATTCCGGACGAGGATAGTCTCTATACCACGCTGAGTGAGCGTGTCCGCGTGATGGATTTCGATGTCCGTGAGCGGTTGGCTCAGCTGTCGGGTGAGTCGACGCGGTGGCACTTCGACAATCAAGCAGCGTTCGATCAGGTGAAGGTCCCTGTAGGTACAGACTCGGAAATCCAGCTACGCAGCCTCACGGCGTACGAGTCGCTGCAACGGGCGACCCGGGAACTGGAGCGAGCGATCCAAAGTGAGGTGAATACGGGTCGGCGTCGCCTGGAAGATGTGCGACTCCTTCAGATTTGGATCTCGATCGTACTGTCCGTTCTCGCGTTCGGATCCACGCTCGCCATTGTACGAGTGGGTCATCGACTTCGGGGCTTCATCTCGGAGGCGGAGCGTCGCCGCAATGATGCCGTACTGGCTCGACGCGAGATCGACGCTTTGCTCGAAGCCACTGGAGACGGGGTGTTGGGTATCGGCCTCGACGGAAAATGCTCCTCCTTGAACCGAGTTGGATGTGAGTTGCTCGGGTATACCGAGCGCGACATCCAAGGACGTGATGTTCACGATACCGTGCATCACTCATTCCCTTCAGGAGAGCCGCGAAGTAGGGACGAGTCGCCGATCCTGGCCGCCCTCCGAGACGGTGCCCGCGCCGATTCAGCAGACGATGATGTGTTGTGGGCGCGTGCCCGGGAGGCCCTCCCTGCACGTTGGGCGCTCCACCCGCTCATGGACGGACTCCAGTTGCGGGGTGCCGTGCTCACGTTCACGGACATGACCGAGATCCGGGAGAAGGAAGAGGCGCTGCACAGAGCGGTCAGCCAAAGGGAAGAGGTCGTGTCGATCGTATCCCACGATCTCAGAAATCCACTCGGAGTGGTGGCCGCGTGCGCCGAGCTCTTGATCGATCTCCCTCTCGATGCCGGTGAACGCCTCAAGCAAGCGGAGATCATCGCGAGATCCGCGGGGCGGATGGGCAGGCTCATCGACGACCTTCTCGACGTCTCGCGTATCGAAGCAGGCGCCTTTGTCGTGCGCCCATCGGCTGAGATGCCGGGTCCGATTCTGGAGGAGGCCCGGGGTCTCTTTGCTGACCAGGCCGATGCCGCCGGCATTACGCTGTCCATTGACCCGTCGGAGACAGCACCTGTCCGGCTCGATCGCGACCGCGTGCTACAGGCGCTCGCGAACTTGATCGACAACGCCCTGCGCTTCACTCCCAAGGGTGGAAACGTGTTGTTATCCGCGTACAACGCGGACGCCCACCACGTGGCTTTGAGCGTCGCGGATGATGGTGCGGGGATCCCCCCTCAGACCCTCGAGCACTTATTCGATCGCTACTGGCAGGCGGATTCTACGACCCCGGGGGCGGCCGGCCTCGGCCTGGCCATCGTCCGAGGCGTGGCTGAGGCCCACGGTGGGTCGGTCACCGTCGATTCGACGGTAGGACAAGGCACGACGTTCGCCGTGCTTCTGCCGGTCGCGGAGCGTGCTCCGGAGCCAGTGGAGTGA
- a CDS encoding FAD-dependent oxidoreductase, whose amino-acid sequence MAIDRRDFLKVATAGAGLAIAGTPAAAETPSSKRTPLVRSGQVPDVVVVGAGNFGMWTALNLQRMGAKVTLIDQYGPGNSRSASGGETRGVRTSYGDRPHGLQWGQWAARATDKWKEWDAEHFQDGMLPQLFYQTGDIIMRDEMTPFMEETVANWDTMGRAYEILTADEIRYRWPVIHTPDVTVGIYETDAGVVRARRAMESVSQVFRQEGGEIKIGRVSMGRTEGRKVVDVQLEGGDRISGGLFVFALGPWFPKFFPALMAKRLSIRTLGHVYYFSTPPGDESFRHPNCPSYNVPGVTGWPALPHDSRGFRIRTGGHQGTDPDTSVRWVDAESHERPRQVLAKYFPALAERGINETRACHYTGTVSRNFIIDEHPDYDNGWLAGGGSAESFKQGPVLGEFVAGRVMGTETDQELNDSFRLLEDEFEEGGRRREEEDL is encoded by the coding sequence GTGGCGATTGATCGACGAGATTTTCTGAAGGTCGCGACTGCGGGTGCAGGACTCGCCATCGCGGGGACACCCGCGGCGGCGGAAACGCCGTCCTCCAAACGGACTCCTCTCGTTCGTTCCGGACAGGTCCCGGACGTCGTGGTGGTCGGAGCCGGTAACTTCGGCATGTGGACCGCGCTCAACCTCCAGCGGATGGGTGCGAAGGTCACGCTCATCGATCAGTACGGCCCTGGGAACTCTCGTTCAGCCTCGGGCGGGGAAACACGAGGTGTGCGCACGAGCTACGGTGATCGCCCGCATGGACTCCAATGGGGTCAGTGGGCTGCCCGCGCCACCGACAAGTGGAAAGAGTGGGACGCGGAGCACTTCCAGGACGGAATGCTGCCGCAACTCTTCTACCAGACGGGCGACATCATCATGCGCGACGAGATGACTCCCTTCATGGAGGAGACGGTCGCCAACTGGGACACGATGGGGCGTGCGTATGAAATCCTGACCGCCGATGAGATTCGTTACAGATGGCCCGTCATCCACACCCCTGACGTCACCGTCGGCATCTACGAAACGGATGCGGGCGTAGTGCGGGCCCGCCGGGCCATGGAGTCCGTTTCGCAGGTCTTCCGGCAAGAGGGTGGAGAGATCAAGATCGGGCGTGTGTCGATGGGGCGAACCGAGGGCCGCAAAGTCGTCGACGTGCAGCTCGAGGGCGGTGATCGGATTTCGGGGGGACTCTTTGTGTTCGCCCTCGGCCCGTGGTTCCCGAAGTTCTTCCCGGCGCTGATGGCCAAGAGACTCAGTATTCGCACCTTGGGTCATGTCTACTACTTCTCGACGCCCCCAGGCGACGAGTCGTTCCGGCATCCGAATTGCCCGAGTTACAACGTGCCCGGGGTCACAGGGTGGCCTGCTCTGCCTCACGATTCCCGCGGATTCCGAATCCGCACCGGAGGACATCAGGGGACCGATCCGGACACCAGTGTTCGGTGGGTGGACGCGGAGTCTCATGAGCGTCCCCGCCAAGTTCTTGCGAAGTACTTCCCGGCGTTGGCAGAGCGCGGAATCAACGAAACGCGTGCCTGTCACTATACGGGCACCGTGAGCCGCAACTTCATCATCGACGAGCATCCAGATTACGACAACGGATGGTTAGCCGGTGGTGGCTCGGCCGAATCGTTCAAGCAGGGGCCAGTGTTGGGCGAGTTCGTCGCCGGGCGTGTGATGGGCACAGAGACGGACCAAGAGCTCAACGACAGCTTCCGTTTACTCGAAGACGAGTTCGAAGAAGGCGGCCGCCGCCGGGAAGAAGAGGACCTCTGA
- a CDS encoding cytochrome c, with translation MSLAAKPLSVLALLGLAACASAPMATSGGGAVEAATADPTSQTVPAPAAPAPPPAASGDLGFSAEQADRGRDVYRSSCTACHYSSEFSDRSFKFKWRRRTAGDLFGHISTSMPEDSPGSLALTQYADLVAYILRMNGFETGTGELPADEAVLDGISLAPFGN, from the coding sequence ATGAGCCTTGCTGCGAAACCGCTTTCTGTTCTAGCACTCCTCGGATTAGCTGCCTGTGCGTCTGCCCCAATGGCCACGTCGGGCGGAGGTGCGGTTGAAGCCGCGACTGCTGACCCGACGAGCCAAACCGTGCCAGCGCCAGCCGCACCTGCGCCGCCGCCGGCTGCATCGGGAGACCTCGGGTTCTCTGCTGAACAAGCCGACCGTGGACGAGACGTCTATCGTTCGTCGTGTACGGCGTGCCATTACTCCAGCGAGTTCAGCGACCGCTCGTTCAAGTTCAAGTGGCGCCGCCGGACGGCGGGGGACCTGTTTGGTCATATCTCCACCTCGATGCCCGAGGATTCCCCGGGCAGTTTGGCGTTGACCCAATATGCCGATCTGGTCGCTTACATACTGCGCATGAACGGCTTCGAGACTGGAACGGGTGAACTGCCAGCGGACGAAGCTGTACTCGATGGCATCAGCCTCGCTCCCTTCGGGAACTGA
- a CDS encoding DUF5009 domain-containing protein has protein sequence MSEGASNRLVSLDAFRGLTIAGMILVNNPGSWSYIYGPLGHAQWHGWTPTDLIFPFFLFIVGVAIPFSFKRRLAEGADRAQLFKHVVRRALALIGIGIAMRAIPDLDFAEMRYFGVLQRIGLVYIFAAGFYLWLSARARWVITGVLLLGYWALMTLVSVPGYGAGDLSPDGNLAAYIDRLVMGGHLWQGTWDPEGLLSTLPAIATSLLGIFTGEWLRRGGSKEEITKGLFVAGGILVPLGWAWGLVFPINKNLWTSSYVLFSAGIALILLAAMYWVIDVKKWRGGWHTPLVVYGVNAIAAFVASGMLAKAMGRVRIGGEDGVSMHGWIYQNMFQSWAGDYNGSVAYAVSYMMFWLGVMWLLHTRRIYIKI, from the coding sequence TTGAGCGAAGGCGCATCGAACCGCTTGGTGTCCCTGGACGCGTTTCGAGGCCTGACCATCGCCGGGATGATTCTGGTAAATAACCCGGGTAGTTGGTCTTACATATACGGGCCGCTGGGGCACGCGCAGTGGCACGGTTGGACGCCCACCGACCTGATCTTCCCGTTCTTTTTGTTCATTGTCGGTGTAGCGATCCCGTTCTCGTTCAAGCGGCGCCTTGCCGAGGGCGCGGATCGGGCGCAGCTCTTCAAGCATGTGGTGCGGCGTGCGCTGGCCTTGATCGGCATCGGAATCGCGATGCGGGCGATTCCCGACTTGGACTTCGCTGAGATGCGCTATTTCGGCGTACTCCAGCGCATCGGCCTCGTGTACATCTTCGCGGCCGGCTTCTACCTGTGGCTGTCCGCCCGGGCTCGTTGGGTCATAACAGGGGTGCTCCTCCTCGGCTACTGGGCGCTCATGACGCTGGTGAGTGTGCCTGGGTACGGCGCGGGTGACCTGTCCCCGGACGGCAATCTCGCAGCGTACATCGATCGACTCGTGATGGGTGGCCACTTGTGGCAGGGTACGTGGGATCCCGAGGGTCTGCTCTCCACGCTTCCCGCGATCGCGACCTCCCTTTTGGGGATCTTCACAGGCGAGTGGCTGCGGCGGGGCGGATCTAAGGAGGAGATCACGAAGGGCCTGTTCGTGGCGGGCGGGATCCTCGTTCCTCTGGGTTGGGCTTGGGGGCTCGTTTTCCCGATCAATAAGAACCTGTGGACGAGTTCTTACGTGCTGTTCAGCGCGGGAATTGCCCTGATCCTCTTGGCCGCGATGTACTGGGTGATCGACGTGAAGAAGTGGCGAGGTGGCTGGCATACCCCGTTGGTCGTCTATGGCGTGAACGCCATTGCGGCTTTCGTGGCTTCCGGCATGCTGGCGAAGGCGATGGGCCGCGTTCGCATCGGGGGTGAAGACGGTGTCTCAATGCACGGTTGGATCTACCAGAACATGTTCCAGTCTTGGGCGGGAGACTACAATGGGTCCGTCGCGTACGCTGTGTCGTACATGATGTTCTGGCTCGGCGTCATGTGGCTGCTGCACACGCGCAGGATCTACATCAAGATCTAG
- the mobB gene encoding molybdopterin-guanine dinucleotide biosynthesis protein B, producing MPPAVYCIVGKKKSGKTTTTVGLIRELVSRGHLVGSAKHGHHFELDHEGKDSYRHRHEGGAVATVLSGPEGVAVTGKWPSGEQPLAELVSQHLSHVHIVVAEGYKSSKYARFEVFRSTVHAAALYGTDDTEQGEYLAMLTDVPDFTIAVPVIDVDDPQRFVLMADLVEAHLGGQDT from the coding sequence ATGCCTCCCGCCGTGTATTGCATCGTTGGCAAGAAGAAGTCGGGGAAGACGACCACTACCGTCGGCCTCATCCGGGAGTTGGTGTCCCGAGGCCACCTCGTGGGGTCAGCGAAGCACGGTCATCACTTCGAGCTGGATCACGAGGGGAAGGACTCCTACCGGCACCGTCATGAAGGGGGTGCGGTGGCGACGGTCCTGTCAGGCCCAGAGGGAGTCGCGGTGACGGGGAAGTGGCCTTCAGGTGAACAGCCACTGGCCGAGCTCGTGTCCCAGCACTTAAGCCACGTGCATATCGTCGTTGCCGAGGGATACAAGAGCTCGAAGTACGCTCGATTCGAAGTGTTTCGCAGTACCGTCCATGCGGCTGCGCTCTACGGGACCGACGACACCGAGCAAGGCGAATATCTTGCGATGCTAACAGACGTGCCGGACTTTACAATTGCGGTTCCGGTCATTGATGTCGATGACCCCCAGCGTTTCGTCCTGATGGCGGACCTGGTGGAAGCCCATCTCGGAGGCCAAGACACTTGA
- a CDS encoding molybdenum cofactor guanylyltransferase: MAGGRSRRFGRDKSVEPLGGVTMLDRAVRTLSDALDIVVVVTSPSETADVSVPVVHDLRAERGPLGGLEAALVEAHRLQLAGVFLMGCDLPLVTGEVVREVVEAWDGRAAAVAPSRAGGIEPLCAIYGSQVLSQVRDHLDTEKLSLHDLFRSIEGVVLEGLLLSGKEGVFLNVNTPEDLARAESRILDQEG; the protein is encoded by the coding sequence TTGGCTGGCGGACGCAGTCGTCGGTTCGGTCGGGACAAGTCTGTTGAACCGTTGGGCGGCGTGACGATGCTCGATCGGGCCGTGCGCACACTTTCAGATGCGCTCGATATCGTCGTGGTAGTGACGAGTCCGTCGGAGACGGCCGATGTGTCCGTCCCCGTTGTTCATGATCTTCGTGCCGAGCGTGGGCCTCTGGGAGGCCTTGAGGCAGCGCTTGTGGAAGCCCATCGCCTCCAACTCGCAGGCGTGTTTCTAATGGGGTGTGATTTGCCTTTGGTCACCGGGGAAGTAGTTCGCGAAGTCGTCGAGGCTTGGGATGGCCGTGCAGCTGCTGTCGCGCCGAGCAGAGCAGGGGGCATTGAGCCGTTGTGCGCCATCTACGGATCCCAGGTGCTGTCCCAGGTAAGGGATCACCTCGATACCGAAAAGCTCTCGCTCCACGATCTGTTCCGCAGCATCGAGGGCGTTGTCCTCGAGGGGCTTCTCTTGAGCGGCAAAGAGGGAGTATTCCTCAACGTGAATACTCCTGAGGATCTCGCTCGGGCCGAATCACGCATTCTTGATCAGGAGGGGTGA
- the fdhD gene encoding formate dehydrogenase accessory sulfurtransferase FdhD — protein sequence MIGQGSPTKTMRVAQYRDGAMRRRKDTLAVEEPLEIRVAWKDGGKKRVEAIAVTMRTPGHDFDLVAGFLHGEGIVSQAGDLTELTYCRGDEQQQYNIVEARLTPGVEFDLERLRRNVFTSSSCGVCGKASLEAVEAVGCALLTDSFRISGELIPQLPDFLMEGQGVFARTGGLHAAGLFDTNGKAGALREDVGRHNAVDKVLGHTVLQKGMPVSDRVLVVSGRSSFEIVQKAVMARVPMIVAVGAPSSLAVDLATRFGQTLIGFARGGGFNVYTGSERVL from the coding sequence GTGATCGGGCAGGGTAGCCCCACCAAGACCATGCGTGTAGCGCAGTATCGTGACGGTGCGATGCGGCGGCGAAAGGACACGCTCGCCGTGGAGGAACCACTCGAGATTCGCGTCGCGTGGAAGGACGGTGGGAAGAAGAGGGTCGAGGCGATCGCGGTGACCATGCGCACGCCTGGGCACGACTTCGACCTCGTAGCCGGTTTCCTTCACGGAGAGGGCATCGTCTCACAGGCAGGTGATCTCACCGAACTCACGTATTGCCGCGGTGACGAGCAGCAGCAGTACAACATCGTCGAAGCGCGCCTGACTCCAGGGGTCGAGTTCGACCTCGAGCGATTGCGCCGAAACGTATTCACCTCTTCCAGCTGTGGCGTGTGTGGAAAGGCCTCGCTCGAAGCCGTCGAAGCGGTTGGTTGTGCGCTTCTGACCGACTCGTTCCGTATCTCCGGGGAGTTGATTCCCCAGTTGCCGGACTTCCTAATGGAAGGGCAGGGCGTCTTCGCCCGCACGGGTGGCTTACATGCAGCAGGGCTCTTTGACACCAACGGCAAGGCGGGAGCGCTCCGAGAAGATGTCGGACGGCACAATGCGGTGGACAAGGTCCTCGGTCATACGGTCCTACAGAAAGGCATGCCGGTGTCGGACCGCGTCCTCGTCGTGAGCGGCCGGAGTTCCTTTGAGATCGTCCAGAAAGCGGTGATGGCGCGGGTCCCGATGATTGTGGCCGTTGGAGCGCCATCGAGCTTGGCCGTCGATCTCGCGACACGATTCGGGCAAACCCTGATCGGGTTTGCCCGCGGAGGTGGCTTCAACGTCTACACGGGATCGGAGCGCGTCCTCTGA
- the speA gene encoding biosynthetic arginine decarboxylase, producing the protein METPNSSSQNGPERGHDATSDEWTVEKAADLYGVRDWGGGYFGVTPEGTVAVHPNGDPTKGIDLHAVVTGLAARDLNAPIVLRFPGILEHRMSALRTAFDGAIEELEYDGPYSGLYPIKVNQERHVCEAIRDLGGRLGFGLEVGSKPELLAGLALTEGMNGMPLVCNGFKDKEYVETVIIAAKMGRNIIPVAEQAHEVRLITASARLHDVTPHFGIRAKLAAPGLGRWAGSSGFRSKFGLTVGEILHAVEYLEREEMLDGLKMLHCHMGSQVFDIRAVKYMVAELAHLYVELVRRGAPLDTLDIGGGLGIDYDGSSSATESSINYSLDQYAADVVHRIKSICDEAGVAHPQIMSESGRALVAHSSVLVCEVLGTRTFPAEPDMALVQRALDEESPTQPLLDAYDAYLTRDSGDLFEVYADAEHALAEATNLFNLGYMSIYARAACEELYWSIGRTMLDRRGDDLPEELENLPDRLADIYFLNLSVFQSLLDSWGIDQLFPIMPIHRLSEEPARRGVLADITCDSDGRIERFAGGDSHKSTLELHSHGQAGDSTDPYYVGVFLTGAYQEALGDLHNLLGDTHAVHVELADNGRWRIDHVVEGETIRDVLAHVQYDTEDIRRRIRSDIEASIEANRITIDEGKALRRFLDDSLQGYTYLE; encoded by the coding sequence GTGGAAACCCCGAACTCTTCTAGCCAGAACGGCCCAGAGCGTGGTCACGACGCGACGTCCGACGAATGGACCGTCGAGAAGGCCGCTGATTTGTACGGCGTCCGGGATTGGGGCGGTGGGTATTTCGGCGTTACCCCAGAAGGCACTGTGGCCGTTCACCCGAACGGGGACCCGACCAAGGGCATCGACCTCCACGCCGTGGTCACTGGCCTCGCTGCACGTGACCTGAACGCCCCGATCGTACTTCGCTTCCCAGGCATCCTCGAGCACCGAATGTCGGCACTCCGGACCGCATTCGATGGAGCGATCGAGGAGTTGGAGTATGACGGACCGTATTCAGGCCTCTACCCCATCAAGGTCAACCAAGAACGGCACGTCTGCGAAGCCATACGCGATCTTGGTGGACGCCTCGGGTTCGGCCTTGAAGTCGGTTCCAAGCCCGAACTCCTTGCGGGCCTCGCTCTGACCGAGGGCATGAACGGAATGCCCCTCGTCTGCAACGGCTTCAAAGACAAAGAATACGTCGAGACGGTGATCATCGCCGCCAAAATGGGCCGAAATATCATCCCGGTCGCAGAGCAGGCGCATGAAGTGCGGCTCATCACAGCCTCCGCACGACTTCATGACGTGACGCCCCATTTCGGCATTCGGGCGAAACTCGCAGCGCCGGGGCTCGGCCGATGGGCCGGGTCCTCCGGCTTTCGCAGCAAATTCGGCCTGACCGTGGGAGAGATTCTGCACGCGGTAGAGTACCTCGAGCGTGAGGAAATGCTCGACGGTCTCAAGATGCTCCACTGCCACATGGGCTCGCAGGTCTTCGACATCCGGGCGGTGAAATATATGGTGGCCGAATTGGCTCACCTCTACGTGGAACTCGTCCGGCGTGGGGCACCCCTCGACACACTCGACATCGGTGGGGGGCTGGGAATCGATTATGACGGGTCGTCATCCGCTACCGAATCTTCGATCAACTACTCCCTCGATCAGTACGCCGCAGACGTAGTTCATCGAATCAAGTCGATCTGCGACGAGGCAGGCGTCGCGCACCCCCAGATCATGAGTGAATCGGGCCGAGCCCTCGTCGCGCACTCCAGCGTCCTCGTGTGTGAAGTACTCGGTACCCGGACGTTTCCGGCGGAACCAGATATGGCCCTGGTTCAACGCGCCCTCGATGAAGAGTCGCCGACACAACCGCTTCTGGACGCCTACGACGCTTACCTAACGCGCGACAGCGGCGACCTGTTCGAGGTCTACGCCGATGCTGAGCACGCGCTCGCCGAGGCGACCAACCTGTTCAACCTCGGCTATATGAGCATCTACGCGCGGGCGGCATGCGAAGAGCTCTATTGGTCGATCGGACGTACCATGCTCGATCGGCGCGGAGATGATCTTCCAGAAGAGCTCGAGAACCTCCCGGATCGTCTGGCGGATATCTACTTCTTGAATCTCAGCGTCTTCCAATCGCTGCTGGACTCATGGGGCATTGATCAGCTCTTCCCCATCATGCCCATCCACCGCCTGAGCGAAGAACCTGCCCGCCGCGGGGTCCTCGCTGACATCACGTGCGACTCGGACGGGCGTATTGAACGCTTCGCGGGGGGTGACAGTCACAAGAGCACACTCGAGTTGCACAGCCATGGGCAAGCCGGAGATAGCACCGACCCTTATTACGTCGGGGTCTTCCTAACGGGAGCCTACCAGGAGGCCCTCGGCGACCTCCACAACCTCCTAGGGGACACACACGCCGTCCATGTGGAACTGGCTGATAACGGTCGTTGGCGCATCGATCATGTCGTGGAAGGCGAGACGATACGTGACGTCCTCGCGCATGTGCAGTATGACACGGAGGACATCCGGCGCCGCATCCGCAGCGATATTGAAGCGTCCATCGAAGCCAACCGCATCACGATCGACGAGGGCAAAGCCCTCCGGCGTTTCCTGGACGACTCGCTCCAGGGCTACACCTACCTGGAGTAG
- a CDS encoding M28 family metallopeptidase produces MKLIRFFSLVAVAALTLTPAHVESQEIANAYRDAANRLIDAATANDDAYTRLGEVVDLFGARVAGSVALENAHDWILEQMEADGLDNVQADHLLIPHWVRGKESLHMILPRPRELPMLGLGGSIGTPPGGIRAEVMVVSDFAELTVRADEAHGKIVLFDVPFTSYGATVAYRSQGAIAAGRVGAAASIIRSVTPYSQQTPHTGNSNYADDVTKIPHAAITVEDAEMIHRMVDRGERVELHLSMEAQTLPDAPSRNVMAEITGSEFPNEVVVLGGHTDSWDVGQGAMDDMGGVVAAWEAVRLMKELGLRPRRTVRVVGWTSEENGGPGGPEYARQHADEDHVLAMESDGGVFKPSGFGFTGSDEAFAMMTEIGTLLDRIGSGTITRGGGGADIGPLMQTGVPGMGLNVDGTKYFWYHHTDADTLDKLSPDEVALCVATMAVIAYVVADMPTRLPR; encoded by the coding sequence GTGAAGCTCATTCGTTTCTTCTCGCTCGTTGCCGTCGCTGCGCTCACTCTCACGCCGGCTCACGTCGAGTCGCAGGAGATCGCCAACGCGTATCGGGATGCTGCGAATCGCCTGATCGATGCCGCGACCGCCAATGATGACGCCTATACGCGGCTGGGTGAGGTGGTCGACCTCTTTGGCGCCCGTGTGGCGGGTTCAGTCGCGCTCGAGAATGCACATGACTGGATCTTGGAGCAGATGGAGGCTGACGGGCTCGACAACGTCCAAGCCGATCACCTTCTCATCCCACACTGGGTGCGTGGGAAAGAGTCTCTGCACATGATCCTGCCGCGGCCGCGTGAGCTTCCTATGCTGGGGCTGGGTGGGAGCATCGGAACACCCCCGGGCGGTATCCGGGCCGAGGTCATGGTCGTGAGCGACTTTGCTGAGCTCACCGTTCGGGCCGATGAAGCCCACGGCAAGATCGTGCTCTTCGACGTACCGTTCACCAGCTACGGTGCGACGGTCGCGTACCGAAGCCAGGGCGCCATCGCAGCGGGACGCGTCGGAGCCGCGGCCAGCATCATTCGGTCCGTGACGCCCTATTCGCAGCAGACTCCGCACACCGGAAACTCGAACTACGCAGACGACGTAACCAAGATTCCACACGCTGCCATTACGGTGGAAGATGCCGAGATGATCCATCGCATGGTCGATCGGGGAGAGCGCGTGGAACTGCACCTCAGCATGGAGGCGCAGACGCTCCCGGACGCTCCGTCCCGGAATGTCATGGCGGAGATCACCGGCTCTGAATTCCCCAACGAGGTGGTCGTCCTCGGCGGACACACCGATTCATGGGACGTAGGTCAGGGCGCCATGGACGACATGGGCGGCGTGGTCGCTGCTTGGGAAGCCGTTCGACTCATGAAGGAGCTCGGCCTACGTCCGCGTCGTACGGTGCGCGTCGTGGGGTGGACGAGTGAAGAGAATGGTGGACCCGGCGGCCCGGAGTATGCGCGTCAGCACGCGGACGAAGATCACGTGCTGGCCATGGAGTCCGACGGTGGTGTCTTCAAGCCCTCCGGATTCGGCTTCACGGGCTCGGACGAAGCGTTCGCCATGATGACCGAGATCGGCACGCTGCTGGACCGGATCGGGTCGGGGACGATCACCCGTGGTGGAGGTGGCGCGGATATCGGCCCGCTCATGCAGACGGGCGTACCGGGCATGGGGCTCAATGTCGACGGCACCAAGTACTTCTGGTATCACCACACCGACGCGGACACGCTCGACAAGCTTTCGCCGGACGAGGTCGCGCTGTGTGTCGCGACCATGGCCGTGATCGCCTACGTCGTGGCGGACATGCCGACGCGGCTGCCTAGGTAG
- a CDS encoding DUF305 domain-containing protein: protein MSTLRATLRTSLLALIAAIPVACATGGAPGSTSSVQRPATDTELERLEALYNARADSALLDVNDADVRFMSGMIHHHAQALVMSGMAPTHGASDAIRTLTARIINAQKDEIWVMQRWLRERGLPVPEVGESGHVMPMDGPMMHMTGMLSQGQLDELTASRGREYDTLFLRYMIQHHNGAVTMVGDLFEADGAAQDDFVFKLASDIQADQTSEVARMQRMLDALSNVPL, encoded by the coding sequence ATGAGCACGCTTCGCGCGACGCTTCGCACTTCGCTTTTGGCCCTGATTGCTGCCATCCCCGTTGCTTGTGCCACGGGTGGGGCGCCTGGGTCCACATCCAGCGTCCAGCGCCCTGCCACCGACACTGAGCTGGAGCGCCTGGAAGCCCTCTATAACGCCCGAGCCGACAGTGCGCTCCTCGACGTGAACGACGCGGACGTCCGCTTCATGTCGGGGATGATCCACCACCACGCTCAGGCTCTTGTGATGTCGGGCATGGCCCCCACGCATGGCGCGAGCGATGCGATCCGAACGCTCACGGCGCGGATCATCAATGCCCAAAAGGACGAGATATGGGTGATGCAGCGCTGGCTGCGTGAACGCGGCCTGCCGGTGCCAGAGGTGGGAGAGTCCGGCCACGTGATGCCGATGGACGGCCCCATGATGCATATGACGGGCATGTTGTCCCAAGGGCAGCTGGACGAACTCACCGCCTCACGCGGTCGCGAGTATGACACGCTCTTCCTTCGGTACATGATTCAGCACCACAACGGCGCGGTAACGATGGTGGGTGATCTCTTCGAAGCTGACGGCGCTGCACAAGACGATTTCGTATTTAAACTCGCGTCCGACATCCAAGCCGATCAGACGAGCGAAGTGGCTCGAATGCAGCGGATGCTCGACGCGCTCTCCAACGTTCCCTTGTGA